One region of Lampris incognitus isolate fLamInc1 chromosome 4, fLamInc1.hap2, whole genome shotgun sequence genomic DNA includes:
- the hnrnph3 gene encoding heterogeneous nuclear ribonucleoprotein H3, producing MSLNEEGYVVRIRGLPWSCTQEEVASFFSDCDIVGKVNGVCFTFSKEGRPSGEAFVELKTADDFKNAIAKDRKYMGHRYIEVFKSNRSEMDWVLKRSGPADYNGCSGCMLRLRGLPFGCSKEEIVQFFSGLRIVPNGITLPVDYQGRSTGEAFVQFASKEIAEKALGKHKERIGHRYIEIFKSSRNEIKAYYELPRRGMGGQRPGPYDRPMMGGPRGGFFGAGPGRGGALMETMRSGGGYGGGYGGFDNYNGFNNYCFGNGVFDDRIRGERVGRGMGGHGYGGSGDSGSGFHIGHFVHMRGLPFRATEGDVAKFFAPLSPLRVHIDVAPNGKSTGEADVEFRSHEDAVAAMSKDKNHMQHRYIELFLNSTASGAVEMSRGSSSYYGSSGGGGGLRSGGLRGAF from the exons ATGTCTTTAAACGAGGAAGGCTACGTTGTGAGGATCAGAGGACTGCCTTGGTCCTGCACTCAAGAGGAAGTGGCCAGTTTCTTCTCTG ATTGTGACATTGTGGGAAAGGTGAATGGGGTGTGTTTCACCTTCTCTAAAGAGGGCCGCCCCAGTGGAGAGGCCTTTGTTGAGTTGAAAACTGCAGATGACTTCAAGAACGCCATTGCCAAAGACCGCAAATACATGGGGCACCGATACATAGAGG TATTTAAGTCAAACCGTAGCGAGATGGATTGGGTGCTGAAACGTAGTGGTCCTGCTGACTATAACGGTTGCAGTGGCTGCATGCTGAGGCTCAGAGGCTTACCCTTCGGCTGCAGCAAAGAGGAGATCGTACAATTCTTCTCAG GGTTGAGAATCGTGCCAAATGGGATTACTCTGCCAGTGGACTACCAGGGGAGGAGCACAGGGGAAGCCTTCGTGCAGTTTGCCTCAAAGGAGATAGCAGAAAAGGCTCTGGGGAAACACAAGGAAAGAATAGGGCACAG GTACATAGAGATTTTTAAGAGCAGCCGTAATGAGATCAAAGCCTACTATGAGCTGCCCCGGCGTGGGATGGGGGGCCAAAGGCCTGGGCCCTATGATAGACCGATGATGGGAGGCCCCAGGGGCGGGTTCTTTGGGGCTGGGCCCGGCCGTGGGGGAGCTTTAATGGAAACCATGAGAAGTGgaggaggctatggaggag GTTACGGTGGCTTTGACAACTACAATGGATTCAATAATTACTGTTTTGGCAATGGTGTGTTTGATGACCGAATAAGAGGAGAGAGGGTAGGAAGAG GTATGGGAGGCCATGGCTATGGTGGGTCAGGTGATTCTGGTTCAGGCTTCCACATCGGTCACTTTGTCCATATGAGGGGTTTGCCATTCCGGGCCACAGAGGGAGACGTTGCAAAA TTCTTCGCTCCACTGAGTCCATTGAGGGTCCATATTGACGTGGCTCCAAATGGCAAGTCGACTGGAGAGGCAGATGTGGAATTCCGCTCCCATGAAGATGCCGTGGCGGCCATGTCCAAGGACAAGAACCACATGC AACACCGCTATATCGAGCTGTTTCTCAACTCGACAGCCAGTGGAGCTGTAGAAATGA